A DNA window from Cystobacter ferrugineus contains the following coding sequences:
- a CDS encoding bifunctional alpha,alpha-trehalose-phosphate synthase (UDP-forming)/trehalose-phosphatase — protein MSRLLLVSNRLPVTVKADKDGVSVVPSAGGLATGLRGPHEKSGGLWVGWPGDVSRLTPAQKASVEEQLAQQRCVPLYLSASEVSRFYEGYSNQVLWPLCHYLLERVPRQDRDWEVYRKVNERFADLVARHYQPGDTIWVHDYQLMLVPALLRERLPQARIGFFHHIPFPSSEIFRALPRRLELLRGLLGADLIGFHTLSYVRHFASTLMQLLGLEKVGDHVDQDGRQVRIGAFPMGIDAKAFEELVRQPAVLEEVRVHRENAAEQRLVLGVDRLDYTKGIPRRLLAVQRLLEREPAWRGKLRFVQVAVPSRTAVEDYATYRERVNELVGRINSLYGSVHNVPIHYLYRSLNQKQLAALYRAADVMLVTPVRDGMNLVAKEFCASRPDEDGVLVLSELAGAADELDEALLVNPFDVEGMADALEAALEMPAEERKRRMRALRTRVIDCDVHCWVNSFLSALQATPTAPPRVKPQGAQEVLPLIREARELLLLLDYDGTLVPFAPRPELAAPDEELLTLLRRLTERPHTRVAIVSGRSREVLVAWVGGLNVGLYAEHGLWSRPTPDATWESLSGVPTEWKSLVRPILESFASRVPGALVEEKFASLAWHYRQVEPVLGARLARELRLHLGEVFAQGPLEVLPGDKVVEVRARGVNKGRVVGRVTEGMAPGTRVVAIGDDRTDEDLFAALPADGIAIHAGGKESRAGYRVNGPTEVRRLLAALLE, from the coding sequence ATGTCCAGACTCCTGCTCGTCTCCAATCGGCTCCCCGTCACCGTCAAAGCGGACAAGGACGGGGTCTCCGTGGTTCCCAGCGCCGGAGGGCTCGCCACCGGGCTGCGGGGCCCGCATGAAAAGTCCGGAGGGCTGTGGGTGGGCTGGCCCGGAGATGTCTCGCGGCTCACACCCGCGCAGAAGGCCTCGGTGGAGGAGCAGCTCGCCCAGCAGCGCTGCGTGCCCCTCTACCTGAGCGCGAGCGAGGTGAGCCGCTTCTACGAGGGCTACTCCAACCAGGTCCTCTGGCCGCTGTGCCACTACCTCCTCGAGCGCGTGCCTCGCCAGGACCGGGACTGGGAAGTCTATCGCAAGGTGAACGAGCGCTTCGCCGACCTGGTGGCGCGCCACTACCAGCCCGGAGACACCATCTGGGTGCACGACTACCAGCTCATGCTGGTGCCCGCCCTGCTGCGCGAGCGCCTGCCCCAGGCGCGCATCGGCTTCTTCCACCACATTCCCTTCCCCTCGAGCGAAATCTTCCGTGCCCTGCCGCGGCGCCTCGAGCTGCTGCGGGGCCTCTTGGGCGCGGACCTCATCGGCTTCCACACGCTCTCCTACGTGCGGCACTTCGCCAGCACGCTCATGCAGTTGCTCGGGCTGGAGAAGGTGGGAGACCACGTGGACCAGGACGGGCGCCAGGTGCGCATCGGCGCCTTCCCCATGGGCATCGACGCGAAGGCCTTCGAGGAGCTGGTGCGGCAGCCGGCGGTGCTCGAGGAGGTGCGCGTGCACCGCGAGAATGCCGCCGAGCAGCGTCTGGTGCTGGGCGTGGACCGGCTGGACTACACCAAGGGCATTCCCCGCCGGCTCCTCGCGGTGCAGCGGTTGCTCGAGCGCGAGCCCGCCTGGCGCGGCAAGCTGCGCTTCGTCCAGGTGGCCGTTCCCAGCCGCACCGCGGTGGAGGACTACGCCACCTATCGCGAACGTGTGAACGAGCTGGTGGGCCGCATCAACAGCCTGTACGGCTCGGTGCACAACGTCCCCATCCACTACCTCTACCGCTCGTTGAACCAGAAGCAGCTCGCGGCCCTCTACCGCGCCGCGGACGTGATGCTCGTCACGCCCGTGCGCGACGGCATGAACCTGGTGGCCAAGGAGTTCTGCGCCTCGCGCCCGGACGAGGACGGCGTGCTCGTGCTCAGTGAACTCGCCGGGGCCGCGGACGAATTGGACGAGGCGCTCCTGGTGAACCCCTTCGACGTGGAGGGCATGGCGGACGCGCTGGAGGCCGCGCTGGAGATGCCCGCGGAGGAGCGCAAGCGGCGCATGCGCGCGCTGCGCACCCGGGTGATCGACTGCGACGTGCACTGCTGGGTGAACTCCTTCCTGTCGGCGCTCCAGGCCACGCCCACGGCGCCTCCCCGGGTGAAGCCCCAGGGCGCCCAGGAGGTGCTCCCCCTCATTCGGGAGGCCCGAGAGCTGCTGCTGCTGCTCGACTACGACGGCACGCTCGTGCCCTTCGCGCCGCGGCCCGAGCTGGCCGCTCCGGACGAGGAGCTGCTCACGCTCTTGCGGCGGCTCACCGAGCGGCCCCACACCCGGGTGGCCATCGTCAGTGGCCGCAGCCGCGAGGTGCTGGTGGCGTGGGTGGGCGGGCTGAACGTGGGCCTGTACGCCGAGCACGGCCTGTGGTCCCGGCCCACGCCCGACGCCACCTGGGAGTCGCTGTCCGGCGTGCCCACGGAGTGGAAGAGCCTGGTGCGTCCCATTCTCGAGTCCTTCGCGTCGCGCGTGCCCGGCGCCCTGGTGGAGGAGAAGTTCGCGTCGCTCGCCTGGCACTACCGGCAGGTGGAGCCGGTGCTCGGGGCGCGCCTGGCGCGCGAGCTGCGCCTGCACCTGGGCGAGGTCTTCGCCCAGGGCCCGCTGGAGGTGTTGCCCGGCGACAAGGTGGTGGAGGTGCGAGCGCGCGGCGTGAACAAGGGCCGCGTGGTGGGGCGTGTCACCGAGGGCATGGCTCCCGGCACCCGGGTGGTGGCCATCGGCGATGACCGCACGGACGAGGATCTCTTCGCCGCGCTCCCCGCGGACGGCATCGCCATCCACGCGGGAGGCAAGGAGTCGCGCGCCGGCTACCGGGTGAATGGCCCCACCGAGGTGCGCCGGCTGCTCGCCGCGCTGTTGGAGTGA
- a CDS encoding amidohydrolase — protein sequence MSASTPEARQTCIRDCHALVPDASGVLTLARHQDILIQGSRISEIRPTGAPLAPGVEVLEGQRMIAMPGLINTHAHVSMVIFRGLAEDVSIERWFNDFIWPLESNLTDADVYWGAMLGLIEMIEGGITTVADHYFSMDEVARAVEGAGTRAHLGSTAFSSRGYQELARTASFAERWKGGAEGRITTCMAPHAPYTCDDGLLRACVGHATRLGVGIHIHAAEDMNQTLASVNRRGRTPIQVLQDTGVLGVPTLIAHGGGLLPQDIELLVRHRAHVGIAHAPKTSLKLGMGLAPVRALRKAGIPVGLATDGAVSSNTLDLFEALRLLALTQKHDALDSEVMPLAEVLDIATRGSAAALGMGDRLGTLAPGYQADIVLVDTRGTHWQPLHDPMAGLVYSARASDVHTVMVDGRLLLRDRQLLTIDKERVLAEVASGMERLAQRVPGSRIQHYRP from the coding sequence ATGAGCGCTTCCACTCCCGAGGCACGCCAGACGTGCATCCGCGACTGTCACGCCCTCGTTCCGGATGCGAGCGGCGTGCTCACCCTGGCGCGCCATCAGGACATCCTGATCCAGGGCTCGCGGATCTCGGAGATCCGCCCCACTGGAGCTCCGCTGGCGCCCGGGGTGGAGGTGCTCGAGGGCCAGCGGATGATCGCCATGCCCGGGCTCATCAACACCCATGCGCACGTCTCCATGGTGATCTTCCGCGGGCTGGCCGAGGACGTGTCCATCGAGCGCTGGTTCAACGACTTCATCTGGCCCCTGGAGAGCAACCTCACCGACGCGGACGTGTACTGGGGCGCGATGCTCGGCCTCATCGAGATGATCGAGGGCGGCATCACCACCGTGGCCGACCACTACTTCTCCATGGACGAGGTGGCCCGGGCCGTCGAGGGAGCGGGGACGCGGGCGCACCTGGGGTCCACGGCGTTCTCCAGCCGGGGCTACCAGGAGCTGGCGCGGACCGCCTCCTTCGCGGAGCGCTGGAAGGGCGGAGCGGAGGGGCGCATCACCACGTGCATGGCCCCCCACGCGCCCTATACCTGCGATGACGGACTGCTGCGCGCGTGCGTGGGGCACGCCACCCGGCTCGGGGTGGGCATCCACATCCACGCCGCCGAGGACATGAACCAGACGCTCGCCAGCGTGAACCGGCGGGGACGCACGCCCATCCAGGTGCTCCAGGACACGGGCGTGCTCGGCGTGCCCACCCTCATCGCCCATGGCGGCGGCCTGCTGCCCCAGGACATCGAGCTGCTCGTCCGTCACCGCGCGCACGTGGGCATCGCCCATGCGCCCAAGACGTCGCTCAAGCTGGGCATGGGCCTGGCCCCCGTACGTGCCCTGCGCAAGGCGGGCATCCCCGTGGGGCTGGCCACCGACGGCGCCGTGAGCAGCAACACGCTCGATCTCTTCGAGGCCCTGCGCCTGCTGGCGCTCACGCAGAAGCACGACGCGCTCGACTCCGAGGTCATGCCCCTCGCCGAGGTGCTCGACATCGCCACGCGGGGCAGCGCGGCCGCGCTGGGCATGGGAGACCGGCTCGGCACGCTCGCGCCCGGCTACCAGGCCGACATCGTCCTCGTGGACACCCGCGGCACCCACTGGCAGCCCCTCCATGATCCGATGGCCGGGCTCGTCTACAGCGCCCGCGCCAGTGACGTGCACACCGTCATGGTGGATGGCCGGCTCCTCTTGCGCGACCGCCAGTTGCTCACGATCGACAAGGAGCGCGTCCTCGCGGAGGTGGCCAGCGGCATGGAGCGCCTGGCCCAACGGGTGCCGGGGTCTCGCATCCAGCACTACCGGCCCTGA
- a CDS encoding MBL fold metallo-hydrolase: MKHETKFQSRSRLSLHRALLSLSLTGAAAFSALTPGVADAAPPAQQQSQVPGYYRMQVGAFEVTALYDGFIPIDLKMYKGASAKDMDKLYERMFLPNPALGAVNAFLVHTGEKLILVDTGTATAFGPTLGAIPGNLRASGYDPAQVDLVLLTHLHPDHARGLLTPEGQPLFPNAVVRAAQADADYWLDEKRANEAPEAAKPMFQMAREAVAPYVAAGRFKPFKPDEVLATGVSVAPAPGHTPGHSGYLFTSKEQSLLVWGDIVHNFALQFPRPEIAVDFDVDSPKAIATRKRLFAEAAKSKHWVAGAHLPFPGLGHVRAEGKGYTWVPAQFGPVKSTP; the protein is encoded by the coding sequence ATGAAACACGAGACGAAGTTCCAGAGCCGTTCGCGTCTGTCCCTCCACCGTGCACTGTTGTCCCTGTCGCTCACCGGCGCCGCGGCCTTCTCCGCGCTGACGCCCGGGGTGGCGGACGCGGCACCGCCCGCGCAGCAGCAGAGCCAGGTGCCCGGCTACTACCGCATGCAGGTCGGGGCGTTCGAGGTCACCGCGCTCTACGACGGTTTCATCCCGATCGATCTGAAGATGTACAAGGGCGCGAGCGCCAAGGACATGGACAAGCTGTACGAGCGGATGTTCCTCCCGAACCCCGCTCTGGGCGCGGTCAATGCCTTCCTGGTGCACACGGGCGAGAAGTTGATCCTGGTGGATACTGGCACGGCCACGGCTTTCGGTCCCACCCTGGGCGCCATCCCGGGCAACCTCCGCGCCTCGGGGTACGATCCCGCGCAGGTGGACCTGGTGCTGCTGACCCACCTGCACCCGGACCATGCCCGGGGGCTGCTCACCCCCGAGGGCCAGCCCCTCTTCCCCAACGCCGTGGTGCGGGCCGCCCAGGCGGACGCGGACTACTGGCTGGATGAGAAGCGGGCCAACGAGGCGCCCGAGGCCGCGAAGCCCATGTTCCAGATGGCTCGCGAGGCGGTCGCGCCCTACGTGGCCGCGGGCCGGTTCAAGCCCTTCAAGCCGGACGAGGTGCTGGCCACGGGCGTCTCCGTTGCTCCCGCCCCGGGGCACACCCCCGGCCACAGTGGCTACCTGTTCACCTCGAAGGAGCAGAGCCTGCTGGTCTGGGGCGACATCGTGCACAACTTCGCGCTCCAATTCCCCAGGCCCGAGATCGCCGTCGATTTCGACGTCGACAGTCCCAAGGCGATCGCCACCCGCAAGCGGCTGTTCGCCGAGGCGGCCAAGAGCAAGCACTGGGTCGCCGGTGCCCACCTGCCGTTCCCCGGCCTGGGCCATGTGCGCGCCGAGGGCAAAGGCTACACCTGGGTGCCCGCGCAGTTCGGTCCCGTCAAGTCCACCCCATGA
- the ypfJ gene encoding KPN_02809 family neutral zinc metallopeptidase: MRWQGGRRSANIEDRRGQGVGRPLAYGGGAVSLVVALLVYLLGGNPEDVLPPSSQSPSVGVGTGGAGTQTESPAEARLRDFVSVILADTEDTWPALLSPLGVRYVEPRLVLFSDAVESACGFQESAVGPFYCPGDQRVFLDLGFFQELEQRFGAPGDFAQAYVVAHEVGHHVQNLLGVSERVQARRARSRADANALSVLQELQADCFAGIWAHHAQKQRQVLEQGDIEEGLTAASAIGDDTLQRRANGHVVPESFTHGSSAQRVSWFRRGFEQGSLEACDTFRGGSGRLPP, translated from the coding sequence ATGAGATGGCAAGGTGGGCGGCGCAGCGCGAACATCGAGGATCGGCGCGGTCAGGGCGTGGGGCGTCCGTTGGCCTACGGGGGCGGCGCCGTGTCCCTGGTGGTGGCACTGCTGGTGTACCTGCTCGGGGGCAATCCCGAGGACGTCCTCCCGCCGTCTTCCCAGAGCCCCTCGGTGGGGGTGGGCACGGGAGGAGCGGGGACCCAGACGGAGAGTCCCGCCGAGGCGCGGCTGCGGGACTTCGTGTCCGTCATCCTCGCCGACACCGAGGACACCTGGCCCGCGCTGCTGTCGCCCCTCGGGGTGCGCTATGTCGAGCCCCGCCTCGTCCTCTTCTCGGACGCCGTGGAGTCGGCCTGTGGCTTCCAGGAGAGCGCGGTCGGGCCCTTCTATTGTCCGGGGGATCAGCGCGTGTTCCTGGACCTCGGCTTCTTCCAGGAGCTGGAGCAGCGCTTCGGTGCGCCGGGGGACTTCGCCCAGGCCTATGTGGTGGCGCATGAGGTGGGGCACCACGTGCAGAACCTGCTGGGCGTCTCCGAGCGCGTCCAGGCGAGGCGTGCCCGGTCCCGGGCGGATGCCAATGCCCTGTCGGTCCTCCAGGAACTGCAAGCGGACTGCTTCGCGGGCATCTGGGCCCACCACGCGCAGAAGCAACGCCAGGTGTTGGAGCAGGGTGACATCGAAGAGGGACTGACGGCGGCCTCGGCGATTGGCGATGACACGCTGCAACGGCGCGCGAACGGCCACGTCGTCCCCGAGTCCTTTACCCATGGCTCCTCGGCCCAGCGCGTCTCCTGGTTCCGCCGGGGTTTCGAACAGGGCTCGCTGGAGGCGTGTGACACCTTCCGCGGAGGCTCGGGTAGACTTCCGCCATGA